From Miscanthus floridulus cultivar M001 chromosome 15, ASM1932011v1, whole genome shotgun sequence, the proteins below share one genomic window:
- the LOC136508071 gene encoding protein DOUBLE-STRAND BREAK FORMATION-like, giving the protein MPPPMDGDGGATPTPDALSLFASRLSLRRFEDEDLRVLEAALSAGADVPALLATRSAARSLLQASAAEAFASTATGSVLDGGRSLAIADFFARAFELVGDVESCLAMRYEFLLLRDARYYNDLHLQVSRQEWLTFAKDSLDNGFYIIASKAFANALAHIHPSHPAHLDSANSIEEKDKINDITGLQNLAKSLSAQHSVQTQSAEYMKRRASGVHEKYNLQSGKPKLTGSSMFRLGIKTRNIKKLLHSQERNLGDLKQS; this is encoded by the exons ATGCCGCCGCCGATGGATGGCGACGGTGGTGCTACGCCTACGCCCGACGCCCTCTCCCTCTTCGCCTCCCGCCTCTCCCTTCGCAG GTTCGAGGACGAGGATCTCCGGGTGCTGGAGGCCGCGCTGTCCGCCGGCGCCGACGTACCCGCGCTGCTCGCCACGCGCTCGGCGGCCCGGAGTCTGCTGCAAGCAAGCGCGGCGGAGGCGTTCGCATCCACCGCGACGGGTTCAGTGCTGGATGGTGGGAGGAGCCTCGCCATCGCCGACTTCTTCGCACGCGCCTTCGAGCTCGTTGGCGATGTCGAG AGCTGCCTTGCCATGAGATACGAGTTCCTGCTGCTTCGAGACGCTAGATACTACAACGACCTTCACTTGCAAGTGTCCCGTCAGGAGTGGTTGACTTTCGCAAAGGACTCTCTTGATAATGGCTTCTACATCATTGCCTCCAAG GCTTTTGCAAATGCTCTTGCACACATTCATCCAAGCCACCCAGCGCACTTGGACTCTGCTAATTCCATCGAGGAGAAGGACAAGATCAATGATATAACAGGACTCCAGAACTTGGCAAAGTCATTATCTGCACAACATTCTG TTCAGACACAGTCTGCTGAATACATGAAAAGGAGAGCTTCAGGTGTTCACGAGAAGTATAATTTGCAATCAGGAAAACCAAAGTTAACAGGAAGTTCAATGTTTAGGCTAGGGATTAAAACAAGGAACATAAAGAAATTGCTTCATAGCCAGGAAAGGAACTTAGGAGATTTGAAGCAATcttag
- the LOC136508070 gene encoding ferritin-1, chloroplastic-like, with translation MMLRVSPSPAAAANQLCGAGATPAPVRVAAPRGGVSPPAGAACRAAGKGKEVLSGVVFQPFEEIKGELALVPQSPDKSLARQKFVDECEAALNEQINVEYNASYAYHSLFAYFDRDNVALKGFAKFFKESSDEEREHAEKLMEYQNKRGGRVRLQSIVTPLTEFDHPEKGDALYAMELALALEKLVNEKLHNLHGVATRCNDPQLTDFIESEFLEEQVEAINEISKYVAQLRRVGKGHGVWHFDQMLLEEEA, from the exons ATGATGCTTAGGGTTTCCCCATCGCCGGCCGCCGCGGCCAACCAGCTCTGTGGTGCGGGCGCAACCCCGGCTCCCGTCAGGGTGGCGGCGCCGCGTGGAGGCGTCTCGCCGCCCGCTGGGGCGGCGTGCAGGGCCGCCGGCAAAGGGAAGGAGGTGCTCAGCGGGGTGGTGTTCCAGCCCTTCgaggagatcaagggggagctcgcgCTCGTGCCCCAGAGCCCCGACAAGTCGCTCGCGCGACAGAAGTTCGTCGACGAGTGCGAGGCCGCTCTCAACGAACAGATCAA TGTGGAGTACAACGCCTCCTATGCGTACCACTCCCTCTTCGCCTACTTCGACCGTGACAACGTGGCTCTCAAAGGATTTGCCAA GTTCTTTAAGGAATCGAGCGACGAGGAGAGGGAGCATGCTGAGAAGCTCATGGAGTACCAG AACAAACGCGGAGGCAGGGTGAGGCTCCAATCGATTGTGACGCCCTTGACTGAATTTGACCACCCTGAGAAAGGCGATGCTTTGTACG CTATGGAGCTGGCTCTGGCTCTGGAAAAGCTGGTTAATGAGAAGCTGCACAACCTGCATGGT GTGGCAACAAGGTGCAATGATCCTCAGCTGACAGACTTCATCGAGAGTGAGTTCCTCGAGGAGCAG GTGGAAGCCATAAATGAGATCTCCAAGTATGTCGCCCAGCTGAGGAGAGTGGGCAAGGGGCACG GGGTGTGGCACTTTGATCAGATGCTGCTTGAGGAAGAGGCCTAA